Part of the Desulfuromonadaceae bacterium genome, GTGAACAGTGGGAGGCTTGGGAGCATATGACCCGTGCGCTTTGCTTTGACTGACCAACGACACCAATCAATTCAAGCGGCGTCCAGCAGGAAAAAACGCACTCCGTGGAGAAAAACAAACTCCGTGGAGTCGTGCGTCCTGATGGCACGACCTGCCCCCCCCCGTCATCATTCTGACCAAGTTTAAAATGAGCCCGTCGTTGGCAATATGTGACGGATAGCCAGACATGCAAAAATTTTTCTTCCGATGATCGGATAAGTACAGGTCTGTTTTGTCTCAGAAAACCAGATTGCAGGATTTAGGTTAAATGTAATTTCAAGCAATTACGCAGAGAACAAATTTGTCCTGATATCACCGCTTAGCACTTGAAAAAAAGTCCCGCCCCGTGGTAGTTTTCGCGGGCAAAACATTCTGTTTCAGGGAGTATAACCAATGAAAATATCGCGTGAACAAGTGGTGCAGGTGGCGAAGCTGGCGCGGCTGGAGTTGGGCAACGATGAACTCGATGCGCTGACCGGTCAGATGGATGCGATTCTTGCCTATGTGGATAAACTCAATGAACTCGATACCGACGGGATTATTCCGATGGCCCATGCGGTTCCGGTGGAGAATGCTTTCCGTGCCGATGCGCCGGTTCCGTCGCTGGGGACAGAAAAAGCGTTGAGTAATGCGCCCGCGGCAGCCGATGGCTGTTTCAAGGTGCCGAAAGTCATCGAATAATCAACCATCCCACGGTTTCCCGTGATGACTGTTCTGGAGTAATTTATGAGTCTGACTGATCTGACCCTTCGCGAACTGCACGACAAGTTACGCACCAAAGAGCTTTCCTCGGTTGAGGTGACCCGCGCCTATCTTGAGCGAATCGCCGCGCACAACGCCGCCCTCAATATCTATCTGACCGAACGTCCCGTCGAGGCGCTACGCGACGCGGAAGCCGCTGACCGGCGGATCGCCGCCGGTGAGGCCGCGCCGCTGACCGGAATTCCGCTGGCGCTCAAGGATCTGCTCGTGACCGAGGGGATTCGTACCACCTGCGGTTCTAAAATTCTGGAAAACTTCATTCCGCCCTACAACGGCACCGCCGTGCACAAGCTGCGCGACAGTGGCGCGGTGCTCCTTGGCAAGCTGAATATGGATGAATTCGGCATGGGCAGCTCGAATGAAAACTCCGCCTTCGGTCCCTGCTGCAACCCGTGGGATCGCGAGCGGGTCGCGGGGGGGTCATCGGGGGGCAGCGCCGCCTGTATTGCGGCCCGACTGGCGGTGGCCAGCCTCGGCACCGATACCGGTGGTTCGATCCGTCAGCCCGCGTCGCACTGTGGGGCGGTCGGTCTCAAGCCGACCTACGGGCGGGTGTCGCGCTACGGGGTGGTCGCCTACGCCTCGTCCCTCGATCAGGTCGGGCCGATGACGCGTACGGTTGAGGACAGTGCTTTGCTGTTGCAGACCATCGCCGGGTATGATCGGGCGGATTCGACCTCAATCGACTGTCCGGTGCCGGACTACCGCGCCGCACTGCGCAACGACCTCAAGGGGGTGCGGGTCGGCCTGCCCAAAGAGTATTTTATCGACGGGCTCGACCCGGCAGTGCAGCGCACCGTTGCGAGTGCCATCGACGTCCTGCGTGATCTTGGCGCCGAAATTGTCCATGTCAGTCTCCCCCACACCGACTACGCGGTCGCCTGCTACTACCTGATCGCCACCGCCGAGGCTTCCAGCAATCTGGCCCGCTACGACGGCGTGCGTTACGGTCGCCGCGTCACCGGGGAGGGCGGGTTGATCGAGATGTACAACCGCACCCGTGGTGCGGGGTTTGGTGACGAGGTCAAGCGCCGCATCATGCTCGGCACCTACGCCCTCTCCTCCGGCTACTATGATGCCTATTACCTCAAGGCGCAGAAGGTCCGGACGCTGATCCGCCAGGATTTTCTCGACGTCTTCGCGCAGGTCGATGTCCTCGCCACGCCGGTGGCGCCGACCCCGGCGTTTCGCCTCGGCGAGAAAGGTGCCGACCCGCTGCAGATGTACCTCTCCGACA contains:
- the gatC gene encoding Asp-tRNA(Asn)/Glu-tRNA(Gln) amidotransferase subunit GatC — translated: MKISREQVVQVAKLARLELGNDELDALTGQMDAILAYVDKLNELDTDGIIPMAHAVPVENAFRADAPVPSLGTEKALSNAPAAADGCFKVPKVIE
- the gatA gene encoding Asp-tRNA(Asn)/Glu-tRNA(Gln) amidotransferase subunit GatA produces the protein MSLTDLTLRELHDKLRTKELSSVEVTRAYLERIAAHNAALNIYLTERPVEALRDAEAADRRIAAGEAAPLTGIPLALKDLLVTEGIRTTCGSKILENFIPPYNGTAVHKLRDSGAVLLGKLNMDEFGMGSSNENSAFGPCCNPWDRERVAGGSSGGSAACIAARLAVASLGTDTGGSIRQPASHCGAVGLKPTYGRVSRYGVVAYASSLDQVGPMTRTVEDSALLLQTIAGYDRADSTSIDCPVPDYRAALRNDLKGVRVGLPKEYFIDGLDPAVQRTVASAIDVLRDLGAEIVHVSLPHTDYAVACYYLIATAEASSNLARYDGVRYGRRVTGEGGLIEMYNRTRGAGFGDEVKRRIMLGTYALSSGYYDAYYLKAQKVRTLIRQDFLDVFAQVDVLATPVAPTPAFRLGEKGADPLQMYLSDIFTIPVNLAGTCGLSLPCGFATGKLPIGLQLIGKPFGEDALLGVGHAYQQATDWHKQQAEL